The following are encoded together in the uncultured Sphaerochaeta sp. genome:
- a CDS encoding DctP family TRAP transporter solute-binding subunit, producing MKSSKWKVSLLIGLLIISVAFTVGAAGGAEQGPKVVKLTLAGPLPESTPGGIGLNVLAEKLNEYSNGTLQATVYHNGTLGNSTSMVEGVQQGTVDFAVTGNAYYSGLVPEIQVFELPYLFQDRAEVEMVLNSAVADELLAKFEAKGMKGMAFWGIGFRSLTNNIRPVKTPADTKGLKLRTLPAPIQIKLWSLLGAISTPIDSSEVYTSLQQGTVDGQENLLTDIYFNKYYEVQKYMTMTKHTFTPFMLSMSLSTWQKLDADQQAAVLKAVDDATAVTNKEAAELEDEILAELKTLMEVETNPDVRAFKEQSKDSYSVFTEQYGSAYLDKVHAILGR from the coding sequence ATGAAGAGTTCAAAATGGAAGGTTTCGTTGCTTATCGGATTACTGATCATTTCAGTAGCTTTCACTGTTGGAGCAGCAGGAGGTGCTGAGCAGGGCCCTAAGGTTGTAAAACTTACACTTGCTGGACCTCTTCCAGAGTCTACCCCCGGTGGTATCGGTTTGAATGTACTTGCAGAAAAGTTGAATGAGTATTCAAACGGCACGTTGCAAGCTACAGTCTATCACAATGGAACGCTGGGTAATTCCACCTCGATGGTTGAAGGTGTCCAACAGGGTACCGTGGATTTCGCAGTTACTGGAAATGCCTATTACTCAGGATTGGTCCCCGAGATCCAGGTTTTCGAGTTGCCCTATCTTTTCCAAGACAGAGCAGAGGTAGAAATGGTTTTAAATAGTGCTGTTGCGGATGAGTTGCTTGCTAAGTTTGAAGCCAAGGGCATGAAGGGAATGGCTTTCTGGGGAATCGGATTCAGAAGTTTGACAAATAATATCAGGCCAGTAAAGACACCTGCTGATACCAAAGGACTCAAACTCAGAACGTTGCCGGCTCCTATCCAAATCAAGCTCTGGAGTCTGCTCGGTGCGATATCCACCCCGATTGACTCATCAGAAGTCTATACATCTTTGCAGCAGGGAACAGTCGACGGCCAGGAGAATCTACTTACAGACATCTATTTCAACAAGTACTATGAAGTTCAGAAGTACATGACTATGACCAAGCATACGTTCACTCCGTTCATGCTCAGTATGAGTCTTAGTACTTGGCAGAAATTGGACGCTGACCAGCAGGCAGCAGTGCTCAAGGCTGTTGATGATGCAACAGCTGTAACCAATAAGGAAGCTGCAGAGCTTGAGGACGAGATTCTCGCTGAGCTCAAGACTTTGATGGAAGTAGAGACTAATCCTGATGTGCGTGCATTCAAGGAGCAGTCGAAAGATTCGTATTCTGTTTTCACAGAGCAATATGGATCTGCATACTTGGATAAGGTTCATGCAATTCTCGGTAGATAA
- a CDS encoding TRAP transporter large permease, with amino-acid sequence MQAEVIIFLFFVFMFLGIPVVVSLGVTSVIYLLTIGISPIVVVQQMLNSMDKFTLLAIPFFIMAGGIMQEGGISKRIVMFSKKLMGPLPGGLALVVVGASMMFASMTGAGAATCAAIGSIMLPEMKKDGYDENFSAALQSSAGIFGPIIPPSILMVIYAIATDTSVGDMLLAGVIPGIVLGLIMMVITFRICVKRGYKGEGHFSFKELVKSFIDAFWALLTPIIILGGIYTGFFTPTETAAVATLYSILVGMFIYKSLTFKKTLSILYGSMKLAAGILLIVAVTQAFGWILTREQIPQLVAAFFSGVSQNPIVFLFLVFFMLLITGMFIDAVPACSIFAPIITPAAIMLGIDTVHFGIVMVVSLCIGLITPPVGMNLFVVSSISNIPVHKITRDLGPFLIASFIGIVVIILFPQLSTFLPRLINA; translated from the coding sequence ATGCAAGCTGAAGTGATTATCTTCCTCTTTTTTGTATTCATGTTTCTCGGTATTCCAGTTGTGGTATCACTGGGTGTTACATCTGTTATTTACCTTCTGACCATCGGTATTTCACCCATAGTTGTGGTACAGCAGATGCTCAACAGCATGGATAAATTTACCCTATTGGCGATTCCTTTCTTCATTATGGCTGGAGGGATTATGCAAGAGGGGGGAATTTCCAAACGAATCGTCATGTTCTCGAAAAAACTCATGGGACCACTTCCTGGTGGGCTGGCTTTGGTTGTGGTGGGCGCAAGTATGATGTTTGCGAGTATGACTGGAGCCGGAGCTGCAACATGTGCTGCAATTGGAAGTATCATGCTTCCTGAGATGAAGAAGGACGGGTACGATGAAAACTTCTCAGCTGCCCTCCAATCCTCAGCTGGCATCTTCGGTCCCATTATTCCACCAAGCATACTGATGGTCATCTATGCGATAGCAACCGATACATCAGTTGGCGATATGTTACTTGCAGGGGTAATCCCCGGTATCGTGCTTGGTCTTATCATGATGGTCATTACATTCCGCATTTGTGTGAAGCGAGGGTATAAAGGCGAAGGTCATTTCTCATTCAAGGAATTAGTAAAGAGCTTTATTGATGCCTTCTGGGCACTGCTTACTCCGATTATTATCCTTGGAGGAATCTATACCGGCTTTTTTACCCCTACCGAGACTGCAGCTGTCGCAACGCTGTACAGTATTCTTGTAGGAATGTTTATCTATAAAAGTCTGACCTTCAAAAAAACGCTCTCAATTCTCTATGGATCGATGAAGCTTGCAGCGGGAATTCTTCTGATAGTGGCAGTTACACAAGCTTTTGGTTGGATTCTCACCAGAGAACAGATACCCCAATTGGTTGCAGCATTCTTCAGTGGTGTCAGCCAGAACCCCATTGTTTTCTTATTCTTGGTCTTCTTTATGTTGCTGATTACCGGCATGTTTATCGATGCGGTCCCTGCTTGCAGCATCTTTGCCCCGATTATCACACCAGCGGCAATAATGCTGGGCATCGATACCGTGCATTTTGGAATCGTTATGGTTGTTTCGCTTTGTATTGGTTTGATTACTCCGCCTGTTGGAATGAACCTATTTGTTGTTTCCTCGATATCCAATATACCGGTACATAAAATCACCAGGGATTTGGGTCCTTTCTTGATTGCTTCTTTCATCGGCATTGTGGTGATCATACTGTTTCCGCAACTGTCCACATTCCTGCCGAGGTTGATCAATGCATGA
- a CDS encoding amidohydrolase family protein, translated as MVHYERDYAITHALAYTNGALLPDATIVVEQGIISYVGKHDQKRVQHLKQYDAKGNLVGPGLVDMHIHGCGGFDSTRGNIQENLEGMALFLVGKGITSFQLAVVMDLDLLGQIKKAMDASAFLSSHLLGVYVEGPFIAPEKKGGILPSGIRAFDREYLDRILSIKCGKKPLVTSMTIAPELQGSEELSSILEQNNIVVAYGHSDCPLDALKPRDKNHLTHLFNAMSGIDHKRPGLAAMPFVRDYRHATYELVCDGVHVHPSVIDLTINSLDTERLCLISDAMSLAGMGVDEGLYLGKQIYSNGKACFYSDSDILIGSAMLISDSAKNLVQKSLLDKRTFFQVASENPLRVLSQTDRGKIIPGYKADLVMLSPDMEILEVFKAE; from the coding sequence ATGGTTCATTATGAAAGAGACTATGCAATAACCCACGCCTTGGCCTATACGAATGGAGCCCTGCTACCTGATGCCACCATAGTGGTGGAGCAGGGGATCATCTCGTATGTTGGAAAGCATGATCAAAAGAGGGTACAGCATCTCAAGCAGTATGATGCCAAGGGAAACCTTGTGGGACCAGGTCTGGTCGATATGCACATCCATGGCTGTGGTGGCTTTGATTCAACCAGAGGAAATATACAGGAGAACCTTGAAGGCATGGCCCTGTTTCTTGTAGGGAAGGGTATCACTAGTTTCCAGCTTGCAGTTGTCATGGATTTGGATCTCTTGGGCCAGATCAAAAAGGCAATGGATGCGAGTGCTTTCCTGTCATCCCATCTGCTTGGTGTCTATGTGGAAGGTCCTTTCATCGCACCTGAGAAAAAGGGTGGCATTCTCCCTTCAGGTATCAGGGCCTTTGATAGGGAGTATCTGGACAGGATTCTTTCCATCAAGTGTGGTAAGAAGCCACTTGTCACCTCTATGACCATAGCTCCTGAACTGCAAGGCAGTGAAGAGCTCTCGAGTATCTTGGAACAGAACAACATTGTTGTGGCCTATGGCCATAGTGACTGTCCCCTGGATGCCTTGAAACCTAGGGATAAGAATCATCTTACCCACCTCTTCAATGCGATGAGCGGCATAGATCACAAACGCCCAGGCTTGGCAGCCATGCCGTTTGTCCGTGACTACAGACATGCAACGTATGAACTTGTTTGTGATGGCGTGCATGTGCATCCGTCAGTGATAGACTTGACGATCAATTCACTTGACACAGAAAGGCTTTGCCTGATTTCTGATGCTATGAGTTTGGCGGGCATGGGTGTTGATGAAGGCCTCTATCTGGGCAAGCAAATCTATTCCAATGGAAAGGCCTGTTTTTACAGTGATAGTGACATACTGATAGGTTCTGCTATGCTGATCAGCGACTCAGCAAAGAACCTTGTTCAAAAAAGCTTATTGGACAAGCGAACCTTCTTTCAGGTTGCGTCGGAGAATCCATTGCGAGTGCTTTCGCAAACAGATCGAGGCAAGATAATTCCTGGATACAAGGCTGACTTGGTAATGCTCTCTCCTGACATGGAGATCCTAGAGGTATTCAAGGCAGAGTGA
- a CDS encoding SPFH domain-containing protein: protein MEEFYIILAVTFFVILIVLKGIKQVPQGQAMIIERLGKYVRTLESGINFIIPFLDRKRVVKHLNYKPEGLSVYCVDLREQVYDIPSQAVITRDNISLTVDTLIFYQIVEPHRALYEISDLIMAIRELSKTTMRNVFGEMDLDASLSSRDSVNQKLRTILDEATDKWGVKILRVEIQDIVPPADLKEDMERQMRAERTRRQEVTIAEGKKQAAILEAEGIKQSLILNAQGESESRVMKAEAIKTERILLAQGEAESIQLVQQAKAIGLDAVRKVYADKEGAENLLMMEVLRSQNEIAKDLANGTSQKIFLPTEAAGLFGSIKGIQELLASRDSFVETHQASQVSSS from the coding sequence TTTTATATTATTCTTGCAGTGACGTTTTTTGTTATTCTCATAGTACTGAAGGGTATCAAGCAAGTGCCTCAGGGGCAGGCGATGATCATCGAACGACTGGGCAAATATGTACGAACTCTGGAATCAGGCATAAACTTCATCATTCCCTTTCTCGATCGGAAACGTGTGGTAAAACACTTAAACTATAAACCCGAGGGACTCTCTGTTTACTGCGTAGACCTACGCGAGCAGGTGTATGATATTCCTTCTCAGGCCGTCATTACCCGGGATAACATCAGTCTTACTGTCGATACCTTGATCTTCTATCAGATTGTTGAACCCCACCGAGCACTGTATGAGATCAGTGATTTGATCATGGCAATCCGTGAGCTTTCAAAGACCACTATGCGTAATGTATTTGGGGAGATGGATCTCGATGCCAGTCTCTCCTCGCGTGATTCGGTCAACCAGAAACTCCGGACCATCCTTGATGAAGCTACGGATAAGTGGGGGGTGAAAATTCTCCGTGTAGAGATTCAGGATATCGTCCCTCCAGCGGACTTGAAGGAAGATATGGAGAGACAGATGCGTGCTGAGCGTACCCGAAGACAGGAAGTAACTATTGCCGAGGGAAAGAAGCAAGCTGCAATTTTGGAGGCAGAAGGAATCAAGCAAAGCCTCATTCTCAATGCTCAGGGAGAGAGCGAGTCACGTGTTATGAAAGCGGAGGCAATCAAGACAGAGAGAATCCTACTAGCCCAAGGAGAAGCTGAATCAATCCAGTTAGTACAACAAGCAAAAGCAATAGGTCTTGATGCGGTCCGCAAGGTCTATGCCGATAAGGAAGGAGCAGAGAATCTCCTCATGATGGAAGTGTTACGCTCGCAGAACGAAATTGCCAAGGATCTTGCAAATGGGACAAGTCAGAAAATTTTCCTCCCTACTGAAGCCGCCGGTTTGTTTGGATCCATCAAGGGGATACAAGAGCTGCTCGCTTCAAGAGACTCGTTTGTGGAGACTCACCAAGCATCACAAGTTTCTAGTTCTTAG
- a CDS encoding YwbE family protein, with translation MDGKVRADIHAGLEVLIVLKQDQATGATTKGVVKDILTNSRMHPHGIKVRLESGEVGRVKEILSRT, from the coding sequence ATGGATGGTAAGGTAAGAGCTGATATACACGCAGGGCTGGAAGTGCTTATTGTCCTCAAGCAGGACCAAGCAACTGGTGCAACCACCAAAGGTGTGGTCAAGGACATCCTGACCAACTCTCGCATGCATCCGCACGGTATCAAGGTGCGTCTTGAGAGTGGTGAAGTAGGGCGTGTGAAGGAGATTCTATCACGGACATGA
- a CDS encoding cyclase family protein: MKVIDLTLPIIPHWRYGFTSSPGKDMNKGDGINTTNYSLGSHNYTHIDSPKHFLKDGKSLNDFPLELLIGDALVLDVSHVGANQEITEKDLSAAVGTHQVPNIVLIKTSWDAKCSWETTEFWDTAPYIGVEGAKYLQTLGFKVIGFDFPQDYDIRRLRFVSEKETYQPTHEFLLKHDVLMIEYMCNLHKIDRPIVKFAGLPINLQNADGAQIRVVAMLD; this comes from the coding sequence ATGAAGGTAATTGACCTTACACTACCCATCATCCCTCATTGGCGTTATGGGTTTACCAGCAGCCCAGGCAAGGATATGAATAAAGGCGATGGAATCAATACGACAAACTATAGCTTGGGAAGTCATAACTATACCCATATCGATTCTCCGAAGCATTTTCTCAAGGATGGTAAAAGTCTGAATGATTTTCCCCTGGAACTATTAATCGGAGATGCCCTTGTTCTTGATGTTTCTCATGTTGGAGCGAATCAGGAGATTACAGAGAAGGATTTGTCAGCAGCTGTAGGTACACATCAAGTTCCAAACATTGTACTCATCAAGACAAGTTGGGATGCAAAGTGTTCTTGGGAAACAACGGAGTTTTGGGATACAGCTCCCTATATTGGTGTTGAAGGGGCAAAGTACCTTCAGACTCTGGGGTTTAAAGTCATTGGTTTTGACTTTCCTCAAGACTATGATATTCGAAGACTACGATTTGTCTCTGAGAAGGAGACATATCAACCAACCCACGAGTTCCTCCTCAAGCATGATGTATTGATGATTGAGTATATGTGCAACCTGCATAAGATTGATCGTCCGATAGTGAAATTCGCCGGTTTACCGATTAATTTGCAGAATGCAGATGGTGCTCAAATCAGAGTAGTAGCTATGTTGGATTGA
- a CDS encoding TRAP transporter small permease, whose product MNRLKQFLKSGKIISTITGLAVFGTVILANLAVFSRHAKVSLPAAEELLRYVFVWIIMICTAIGYDDSGLISITMLEESLEKRGRVLPARVIKVINTLFVLFFAGFCVFYSAKITLLQMSTNKLSPVMEIPMYLVSLGMTVGALLWLAVAIKKLYALIRAK is encoded by the coding sequence ATGAACAGACTGAAACAATTTCTCAAATCAGGGAAAATTATCAGTACTATCACAGGACTTGCTGTTTTTGGGACAGTCATACTTGCCAATCTGGCAGTTTTTTCAAGACATGCAAAAGTTTCCCTGCCGGCTGCAGAGGAGTTGCTTCGGTATGTCTTTGTATGGATCATCATGATTTGTACAGCAATCGGCTATGATGACAGTGGGCTGATCAGTATTACCATGCTTGAAGAATCGCTGGAGAAAAGAGGTCGCGTTTTACCTGCTAGGGTAATCAAGGTTATCAATACACTATTTGTTCTTTTCTTTGCTGGCTTCTGCGTTTTTTACTCAGCAAAAATAACTTTGTTGCAGATGTCTACGAATAAGTTAAGCCCTGTTATGGAAATTCCAATGTATCTTGTGTCATTAGGAATGACTGTAGGAGCGTTGCTCTGGTTGGCTGTAGCCATCAAGAAACTGTATGCCCTGATACGAGCAAAGTGA
- a CDS encoding VF530 family protein — MTNSTTQVNNPLHGVTLEKLLIRLVDYYGWNELYDMLQLQCFYNDPSIKSSLKFLRKNLWARTKLEDIYLDLEYYLNEESRY, encoded by the coding sequence ATGACCAATTCAACTACACAAGTGAACAACCCCCTCCATGGCGTAACGCTGGAGAAATTGCTTATTCGTCTGGTCGATTACTACGGCTGGAACGAGCTGTACGACATGCTGCAGCTACAATGCTTCTATAACGATCCCAGCATCAAATCCAGCTTGAAGTTCCTACGCAAGAACCTTTGGGCACGTACAAAGCTTGAGGATATCTACTTGGACCTTGAATACTACCTGAACGAGGAATCGAGGTATTAG
- a CDS encoding sigma 54-interacting transcriptional regulator — protein sequence MIKISFIVPYASLQLMVKEILEQHPQREILEYSIIPKTVDKVEQKDLAADIVIARGLTAQHVKALSVPVIDMTVTGFDITIALHTCMQKYNPSKIAVVGPINTIYGIEELKDVFPCELESYLLDDSEKVKEIVSQGRKEGAEAIIAGLTVYSYCIDHAIACTLIETGRKTIRQAIDEAIRSVLFMKREQERTDRFKSIMDYSMEGIISVNHDRVVTVANAFALRVFPQLEHLEENLIKIDQLFPQISVPSVIKEGCKVLGELIAIRDRTYTINCVPSGDTGAVITFSTVSKIQEMEGRIRSKLHKKGLIAKYTFDDIVGTDNSIVHVKHIAQKYSRVDSNICILGETGTGKELFAQSIHNASERKNEPFVAINCAALAEDLLESELFGYEEGAFTGAVKGGKTGLFELAHNGTIFLDEIGDITLKMQSRLLRVIQEREIMRIGHGRVIPINIRIIAASNKNLRRLVAEGQFREDLYYRLNILQLTLPPLRERKRDIIALCDYFIQLNEPSGFTSNKVLTPAAQHRLIDYSWPGNIRELSNFCERLSVLSEEASIDTDIVDVCIDQSLSDEQEQDDMGALSSQNAKHEREMIANALSICTTKREVADLLGINPSTLWRKIRKYGLE from the coding sequence ATGATCAAGATTAGCTTCATAGTTCCTTACGCATCGCTGCAGCTTATGGTAAAGGAGATTCTTGAACAACACCCACAACGAGAAATCCTTGAGTACTCCATCATCCCCAAAACAGTAGACAAAGTTGAGCAGAAAGATCTTGCTGCTGATATCGTAATTGCACGTGGTTTGACTGCCCAGCATGTGAAAGCCTTATCTGTCCCTGTAATCGACATGACTGTTACCGGTTTTGATATCACCATCGCCCTGCATACTTGTATGCAGAAGTATAACCCAAGCAAAATCGCAGTTGTGGGACCCATAAACACCATCTATGGTATTGAAGAGCTCAAGGATGTCTTTCCCTGTGAATTGGAAAGCTACCTTCTTGATGATTCTGAGAAGGTGAAGGAAATTGTTTCCCAGGGACGTAAGGAGGGGGCGGAGGCAATTATTGCTGGATTGACGGTCTATAGTTACTGTATCGATCATGCTATCGCTTGTACGTTGATAGAGACAGGCCGGAAGACAATTCGTCAAGCAATCGATGAAGCGATCAGGTCGGTACTGTTCATGAAGCGGGAACAAGAGAGAACCGATCGATTCAAGAGCATCATGGATTACTCGATGGAAGGAATCATATCAGTAAATCATGATAGAGTGGTGACCGTGGCGAATGCCTTTGCATTGAGGGTGTTCCCGCAACTTGAGCATCTCGAGGAAAATCTAATCAAGATAGACCAGTTGTTTCCACAAATCAGCGTCCCTTCTGTTATTAAGGAAGGGTGCAAAGTGTTGGGAGAACTTATAGCCATCAGGGATCGAACCTATACGATAAACTGTGTTCCTTCAGGTGATACCGGAGCGGTTATCACCTTCTCAACGGTCTCAAAAATTCAAGAGATGGAAGGAAGAATCAGAAGTAAGCTTCATAAAAAAGGTCTTATCGCAAAATACACATTCGATGATATAGTCGGTACGGATAATAGTATTGTGCATGTGAAACACATAGCACAGAAGTATAGTCGTGTAGACTCCAACATCTGTATTCTTGGGGAAACCGGTACAGGAAAAGAGTTGTTTGCTCAAAGTATTCACAACGCTAGTGAGCGGAAAAATGAACCTTTCGTTGCTATTAACTGTGCAGCCCTTGCCGAGGACCTTTTGGAGAGTGAGCTTTTTGGGTATGAAGAGGGAGCTTTTACCGGGGCGGTTAAAGGAGGAAAAACCGGTCTGTTCGAACTGGCTCACAATGGAACAATTTTCCTCGACGAAATTGGAGACATCACGTTAAAAATGCAGAGTCGGTTGCTTCGCGTCATCCAAGAACGGGAAATCATGAGAATAGGGCATGGACGGGTGATTCCTATTAATATACGAATCATAGCTGCATCGAATAAAAATCTTAGAAGGTTGGTTGCAGAAGGTCAATTTCGAGAGGACCTCTACTACCGGCTCAATATTCTTCAGTTGACGTTACCCCCTTTGCGGGAACGAAAGCGAGATATTATCGCGTTGTGCGACTATTTTATTCAGTTGAATGAACCAAGTGGTTTTACTTCGAACAAGGTGCTGACACCTGCGGCACAACATCGCCTAATCGATTACAGCTGGCCTGGGAATATCCGTGAACTCTCGAATTTCTGTGAACGCCTGAGTGTTCTTTCAGAGGAAGCCTCCATTGATACAGATATTGTAGATGTCTGCATCGATCAGAGCTTATCTGATGAACAGGAACAGGATGATATGGGTGCCTTGAGTTCTCAGAATGCAAAACATGAACGAGAAATGATTGCAAATGCACTCTCAATATGTACGACAAAGCGGGAAGTTGCAGATTTGCTCGGTATTAACCCCAGTACGCTCTGGAGGAAGATTAGAAAATATGGGTTGGAGTAA